The following proteins are encoded in a genomic region of Streptococcus sp. 29892:
- the rimM gene encoding ribosome maturation factor RimM (Essential for efficient processing of 16S rRNA), producing MNYFNVGKIVNTQGLQGEMRVLSVTDFAEERFKKGAKLALFNDKDQFVMEVEIASHRKAKNFDIIKFKGMYHINDIEKYKGFSLKIAEENLSDLEDGEFYYHEIIGLDVYENDQLIGQIKEILQPGANDVWVVKRKGKKDLLLPYIPPVVLNIDIPNNRVDVELLEGLDDEN from the coding sequence ATGAATTATTTTAACGTAGGTAAGATTGTTAACACCCAAGGCTTACAAGGAGAAATGCGTGTTTTATCTGTAACGGATTTTGCAGAAGAACGTTTTAAAAAAGGGGCGAAATTGGCCTTGTTTAATGACAAGGACCAGTTTGTCATGGAAGTTGAAATTGCTAGTCACCGTAAGGCTAAGAACTTTGATATTATCAAGTTCAAGGGTATGTACCACATCAATGATATTGAGAAGTACAAGGGCTTTAGTTTGAAAATTGCGGAAGAAAATTTGTCCGACCTTGAAGATGGTGAGTTTTATTATCATGAAATTATTGGTTTGGATGTTTATGAAAATGACCAACTGATTGGACAAATCAAGGAAATCTTGCAACCTGGTGCTAATGATGTTTGGGTGGTCAAACGCAAAGGGAAGAAAGACCTGCTTTTGCCTTACATTCCGCCCGTTGTCTTAAACATTGATATTCCAAACAATCGCGTAGATGTGGAACTGCTCGAGGGCTTGGACGATGAGAATTGA
- a CDS encoding DUF6287 domain-containing protein, with protein sequence MKMKKFLLLFSVVLLTACKSGEVKQEKAVTSQSSSQATSSSTTSSQSETKTVEVDYSSYQKVIDRYQASLGLELSALNRDEVSSLLYGIKQYPTVYTGAYYVQNDFDKDGVDELALALSTSSQFVLIDLYTVGNDGQLIRLVDQFRQQGPEIGEKVTLWPLEDGSYSLETAGSFRNYKYDSTAGQLTLQAEGATNPSSATVVDLSTLSWTKLEKVVAVQENTSAPTIDMQGLLAGDFSTIAGTWANAKGTVLVIDSSGKVTNEEDSDLTIREIDSNGIAVGGYSFGMYGAGLRVIPAGVAIEFTYTGETDLSDTTKNRLFISQGLLSAEEVANEVFYKQD encoded by the coding sequence ATGAAAATGAAGAAATTTCTATTACTTTTTTCTGTAGTGCTTTTGACTGCGTGTAAATCGGGTGAAGTGAAGCAAGAGAAGGCTGTAACCAGTCAATCAAGTTCACAAGCAACATCGAGTTCAACAACTTCAAGTCAGTCGGAAACGAAGACGGTAGAGGTGGATTATTCTAGCTATCAAAAGGTTATTGACCGTTATCAGGCAAGTTTGGGATTGGAGCTTTCAGCCCTAAATCGTGATGAGGTGAGTAGTCTTCTTTATGGGATTAAACAATATCCAACTGTTTATACTGGAGCATATTATGTCCAAAACGATTTTGATAAAGATGGTGTAGATGAATTAGCTCTTGCCTTATCGACGAGTTCTCAATTTGTCCTCATCGACCTATATACTGTAGGGAATGACGGACAGTTGATAAGACTGGTTGATCAGTTCCGTCAGCAAGGTCCAGAGATTGGTGAAAAAGTAACCCTGTGGCCACTTGAAGATGGAAGTTACTCTTTAGAAACGGCTGGTAGTTTTAGAAACTATAAATATGACTCTACTGCAGGTCAACTGACCCTACAGGCAGAAGGGGCGACCAATCCTTCATCTGCCACAGTTGTCGATTTAAGCACGCTTTCATGGACTAAATTGGAAAAAGTTGTAGCAGTGCAAGAAAATACATCTGCACCTACTATTGATATGCAGGGGCTGTTAGCTGGTGATTTCTCAACTATTGCTGGAACTTGGGCAAATGCCAAAGGGACTGTCTTGGTTATTGATTCATCAGGGAAGGTTACTAATGAGGAGGATAGCGACCTAACCATTCGTGAAATCGATTCAAACGGTATAGCAGTTGGGGGCTATAGTTTTGGTATGTACGGTGCAGGACTTAGAGTTATTCCCGCAGGCGTTGCCATTGAGTTTACATACACTGGGGAAACAGATTTAAGCGATACGACTAAAAATAGATTATTTATCAGTCAAGGACTACTTTCTGCAGAAGAGGTTGCAAACGAGGTTTTCTATAAACAAGATTAA